ATCGCGCCTATTGTAATTTCAGCAGCGGCTCGTTTGCTTTTTTCCATCCAAATTTTAAAAAGCCAGCACTGATGCTCTCTATGTATACCCCTCTCCGTATTATCAAGATACGCGCTTTTTGTTTTTGTATCCGCTCTAAATGGCCATAACCAGTTTATAGTTGGAATATCATGCAAGAAATGCCAGAGAACACAAATGGTCGCCACAACGCTCCAAAATAAACCGCCGATTACCGCGCTTAAGCCAAAAGTTGCCGGCAGAATAAAAAGAGGCCTATGCAGTAATGTTTTATGAGAATCTACGCATAGCCCATTCTTTTTTAGATAGATCATGGGGACGACAAAATCAGGAATGAGCGCGAAAATTCCGCCTAAAAAATAGTGATAAATCTGGACTTGATAGCCTGTCAAGAGCGAAGACAGAAATACAAGAAATGTCCCTGCGCTGAAATCCAGAAAAGCCGCGAGCATATTGGCGATCAGCCAAAATATTTTCAATTTAGGTTCCTCCTCCGGCAATAGACAGAGTCCGAACACCCCATTTATAAATAGCATAAAATTTTATAATCGTCAACCGTTTTTACTTTCAAAGCGCGACAATATATACTTTAAATCATGATTCTTTTTTACTGGATTTTGGGAGCGAGTCTTTTGTCAAGTTTGATATCGCTTGTGGGGCGGTCTGTCGCTTTTTTGGGCGAGGCAAAATTCAGGCACTATATTCAATACGCCATTAGTCTGGCGGTCGGAGTTTTGCTGGGCGTTGTTTTTCTTGATGTTTTGCCGGAGGCCCTGGAGATGAGCGGGGAGCCCCGCGGGGTGCTTTTATGGGTCCTTGGAGGGTTTGTTTTTTTCTTTATTCTTGAGAGGCTTTTGCTGGTTTATCATTGTCACGAAGGTCAATGTCCGGTTCATGTTTTTGGTTACCTGTCGCTTTTGGGGGACGCCATTCACAACTTTATTGACGGAATAATTATCGCGCTTGCTTTTTTTGTTGATATTAAATTGGGCATTTTAACCGCCCTAGCGGTGGTTTTGCATGAAATTCCGCAGGAGATGAGCGATTTTCTGGTTTTGCTTCATGCCGGATTCAGCAGAGCCCGCGCCATGTTTTATAACTTTTTAATCGCGCTCACCGCCGTTTTGGGCGCGGTTTTAACCTATATTTTTTCTGACGCGATTCAGGGGTTTATCGCGCCGGCTTTGGCTATTGTTGCCGGAAATTTTTTATATATTGCCGCCGTGGATTTGGTGCCCGAACTTCACGAGGCCGAACACAGCCGAAAAAAAACCGCCGTGCTTACGCAGTTTTTATTTATAGTTTTCGGAATTTTAATTATCTGGTTTGCCGGTTTGTTTTTAGAGCCTAATTAGAAAAACTTGTTTTCTAACAGCGAGCATTAAGCCGAGATCGCCTCTTCAATCACTTTTTTAAACACTTCGGGATGATGCTCGGCGAGTTCAGCCAGCATTTTGCGGTCAAGACGAATGTCCGCTTTTTTGAGCGCAGATACAAGTTTGGAATAATTTAAACCGGATACTCGCGCGCCGGCATTTATCTTTGTCTGCCAGAGCCGGCGAAAGTTGCCTTTTTTCTTTCGTCTGTCTGCGAAGGCATTTGACCATGCATGAAGCAGGCGCTCGTTGGCCGTCCGTTCTTTGGACTTAGCGCCCCACTTATACCCCTTAGCGTATTTAAGGATTTTTCGTCTGCGTTTTAATGAAGTTGTTCCCCTTTTTACTCGTGTCATATTTTAGAGATTAGGCATACGGAAGATATTTGCCCAATTCTTTTTTGGATATTGAAAATCCGCTGGATCGTTTAGTGTCCAGTTTGAAAGCGCGCGACTTTCTGGCGCGAAAATGATTTTGGCCCGGGTTTCTTTTTAAAACCCTGCCGCTCCCGGTGATTTTAATTCTTTTAGCAAAAGCTTTGTTCGTTTTTTCCATTTTACTTTTTTTCTACCATTATATATGGTCCGCGCGGACCTCTCTGGGGGCCTTCCACGATTTGATGTTCAACCGTAACATAATTTAAAATGCGTTTCAAGCGGTCATCTAAGAATTTAGGATCAAGGTATTTGGCCCGGCCTCTAAGCATCATTTCTATTCTTATCCGGTCGCCCTTTTCCAAAAAAGTGGAAGCCTTCTTGGCTTTTATTTCCAAGTCGTGTTCTGAAGTTCCAAGCCCGACTTTTATTTCCCGCGTTTCCGATTGTCGTCCTTTTTGGGATGATTTGGATTTGCGCCCCTCTTCGTAGCGGTACTTGCCGTAATCCATTATTT
The genomic region above belongs to Candidatus Niyogibacteria bacterium and contains:
- a CDS encoding ZIP family metal transporter, giving the protein MILFYWILGASLLSSLISLVGRSVAFLGEAKFRHYIQYAISLAVGVLLGVVFLDVLPEALEMSGEPRGVLLWVLGGFVFFFILERLLLVYHCHEGQCPVHVFGYLSLLGDAIHNFIDGIIIALAFFVDIKLGILTALAVVLHEIPQEMSDFLVLLHAGFSRARAMFYNFLIALTAVLGAVLTYIFSDAIQGFIAPALAIVAGNFLYIAAVDLVPELHEAEHSRKKTAVLTQFLFIVFGILIIWFAGLFLEPN
- the rplT gene encoding 50S ribosomal protein L20 produces the protein MTRVKRGTTSLKRRRKILKYAKGYKWGAKSKERTANERLLHAWSNAFADRRKKKGNFRRLWQTKINAGARVSGLNYSKLVSALKKADIRLDRKMLAELAEHHPEVFKKVIEEAISA
- a CDS encoding 50S ribosomal protein L35, with amino-acid sequence MEKTNKAFAKRIKITGSGRVLKRNPGQNHFRARKSRAFKLDTKRSSGFSISKKELGKYLPYA
- the infC gene encoding translation initiation factor IF-3, which produces MRVIGPDGKNLGIIKTEEALAKAKEAGFDLIEISPTANPPVAKIMDYGKYRYEEGRKSKSSQKGRQSETREIKVGLGTSEHDLEIKAKKASTFLEKGDRIRIEMMLRGRAKYLDPKFLDDRLKRILNYVTVEHQIVEGPQRGPRGPYIMVEKK